The following are from one region of the Gambusia affinis linkage group LG02, SWU_Gaff_1.0, whole genome shotgun sequence genome:
- the zrsr2 gene encoding U2 small nuclear ribonucleoprotein auxiliary factor 35 kDa subunit-related protein 2 — MAAPTTPLVSTSTLSQKQQRVAQRKERRRRKRQALAQARECELKNDAEEEDEVNEGVSEEDKTAEDERQRQHEEWLERERLAQEEFRLRTEREEAARKRKEEEERMIKEEWEAQQRREQEEKEQKQQEKRDREEAVQKRLDEAENQLENGGPWMNPEAPAMTNSENFGTERDVANCPFFLKTGACRFGDRCSRKHTYPTSSPTLLVRGMFKTFGMEESRRDDYDMDACLEHSEEELLESFLEFYHDVLPEFKSIGKVVQFKVCCNHEPHLRGNVYVQFDTEEMCKEAFMKFNGRWYAGRQLQCEMCPVTRWKNAICGLFDRQKCPKGKHCNFLHVFRNPGNEFWEADRDIQVSPNRSIRGSRRDEWHSERYGQRPRRQRRSSRSPARSERSHRRWEDDWERSRSRERRTSHQRREDRWSSRSRHSDRRTDRRRSRSRDRSRSRSREREQLRDKEGENKYRDRGDDGEPQRETRERSRSTSRERKRHKENRERSPKISEKSLSDDTKPHRHQKRSKKSKKSKKKHKKKRLSSEKTHSSTESGSEKDLEEETRGNPSTQSPSGGLKHEEEGTQENCAGQNDLDSEVKTEDSAEIKTEPTTNGDIS, encoded by the exons GAAGAAGAGGATGAGGTGAATGAAGGAGTTAGTGAGGAGGACAAGACTGCTGAGGACGAAAG acagcgACAACATGAAGAGTGGCTGGAAAGAGAGAGGCTGGCTCAGGAGGAATTCAGGCTGAggacagagagggaggaagCTGCAAGGAAAcgaaaagaggaggaggag CGAATGATAAAGGAGGAATGGGAGGCCCAGCAGAGGAGAGAACAAGAGGAAAaggagcagaagcagcaggagaagCGCGACAGAGAG gAGGCCGTTCAGAAAAGGTTGGATGAAGCCGAGAATCAG ctGGAAAATGGAGGACCGTGGATGAATCCTGAGGCTCCTGCAATGACGAACTCGGAAAACTTCGGAACGGAGCGCGACGTTGCCAACTGCCCTTTCTTCCTGAAGACAGGAGCATGCCGATTTGGAGACAg GTGTTCTCGGAAGCACACCTATCCGACTTCCAGCCCGACCCTGCTGGTCCGCGGTATGTTCAAGACGTTTGGAATGGAGGAGTCGCGGCGGGACGATTACGACATGGATGCTTGTTTGGAGCACAgcgaggaggagctgctggagtcTTTCCTCGAGTTTTACCACGACGTTCTGCCGGAGTTCAAGAGCATCGGCAAAGTGGTTCAGTTCAAG GTCTGCTGCAATCATGAACCACACCTGAGAGGGAACGTTTACGTTCAGTTTGACAC AGAGGAGATGTGCAAAGAGGCCTTTATGAAGTTCAACGGGAGGTGGTATGCAGGCCGGCAGCTTCAGTGTGAGATGTGTCCTGTTACACGGTGGAAGAACGCCATATGTG GACTGTTTGACAGACAGAAGTGCCCTAAAGGCAAACACTGTAACTTTCTGCATGTATTTCGAAATCCGGGCAACGAATTCTGGGAGGCCGACAGGGACATCCAGGTGTCCCCCAATCGCAGCATCAGGGGGAGCCGCAGGGACGAGTGGCATTCGGAGCGCTACGGGCAGCGACCGCGGAGGCAACGCCGCAGCAGCCGGAGCCCGGCAAGATCAGAGCGATCCCACAGACGGTGGGAGGACGACTGGGAGAGGAgcaggagcagagagaggaggacGTCCCACCAGCGCAGAGAAGACAGGTGGTCTTCTAGGTCGCGACACAGTGACAGGAGGACGGACCGGCGCCGGAGCAGGAGTAGGGACAGATCAAGGagcagaagcagagagagagagcagcttAGAGATAAAGAAGGGGAGAATAAATACAGAGACAGAGGTGATGATGGGGAGCCTCAAAGAGAAACGAGGGAGAGATCAAGAAGCACAagtagagaaagaaagagacacaaagaaaacagagaaagaagcCCAAAGATATCAGAGAAAAGTCTTTCTGATGATACAAAGCCCCACCGCCATCAGAAGCGCTCCAAAAAAAGCaagaagagcaaaaagaaacacaaaaagaaaaggctgtCATCTGAAAAGACACATTCCTCCACGGAGTCAGGAAGTGAGAAAGACTTGGAGGAAGAGACCCGTGGTAATCCTTCAACACAAAGTCCGAGTGGAGGCCTTAAACACGAAGAAGAGGGAACTCAGGAAAATTGTGCCGGTCAGAATGATTTGGATTCAGAGGTGAAAACCGAGGACTCTGCTGAAATCAAGACGGAACCGACAACAAACGGGGACATATCTTAA
- the ap1s2 gene encoding AP-1 complex subunit sigma-2, giving the protein MMQFMLLFSRQGKLRLQKWYVPLSDKERKKISRDLVQTILARKPKMCSFLEWRDLKIVYKRYASLYFCCAVEDQDNELITLEIIHRYVELLDKYFGSVCELDIIFNFEKAYFILDEFLLGGEAQETSKKNVLKAIEQADLLQEEAEAPRSVLEEIGLT; this is encoded by the exons ATG ATGCAGTTCATGCTGCTGTTCAGCCGGCAGGGGAAGCTGCGGCTTCAGAAATGGTATGTCCCTCTGTCTGacaaggagaggaagaagataTCCAGGGATCTGGTCCAGACCATATTAGCCAGGAAGCCTAAGATGTGCAGCTTCCTGGAATGGAGAGACCTCAAGATTGTGTACAAAAG ataTGCCAGTTTGTACTTTTGCTGTGCTGTTGAGGATCAGGACAATGAGCTGATCACTCTGGAAATCATTCACAGATATGTGGAGCTACTGGACAAATATTTTGGCAGT GTGTGTGAGCTGGATATCATCTTCAACTTTGAGAAGGCCTACTTCATTCTGGATGAGTTCCTGCTGGGCGGAGAAGCTCAGGAAACCTCCAAGAAGAACGTCCTGAAGGCCATCGAGCAGGCCGACCTGCTGCAGGAG GAAGCCGAGGCACCGCGGAGCGTCTTAGAAGAAATCGGTCTGACATAG